The DNA segment GAATGATGGAACGGAGAAAGCTTTACTGAATGAACTCTCTGCTTTCAATGATTACATCAAAGAAAATGTGGGTTCTGTTCTATCTCTCCACACACGCACATATATATCAAACTGTTTGTTGAATTAGGTTGctgattttaaatttttttctcaCGTGTTTGTTGAAGGGTCCGTTTATCAACAGAAAGGATATCTCTGCTGCAGACTTGTCGCTAGGTCCGAAGCTGTACCATATGGAGATCGCTTTGGGTCATTATAAGAAGTGGTCAGTCTCAGATTCACTTCCCCATCTGAAAATATACATGAAGGTACACTTATCTTTGTTGAATTGCATAAAGTTATCTTTTTGTGAGAGCAGCCTTAATTGTTATGCTCTTTGATTTTTATCTTTTCCATAATATGTTATAACTAACAAAATATCATTACTGGTGACTACCCCTTGTATATCAGAAGCAAGTAGAAGAGCATTGCAAAACGTTTCACTAATGTGATTTATGTTCAGATTGGGCCAGATCATCAAACTTTGTACTGGAGTGCTACATGGCCAAAGGAAGTTGAGCAACTTGCAAGGCAGTTGCTTTATAACCCTTGCAAAGTAAGATATTTAATTTAGAAATGTTAAAGTTAAAGGTAGCAATTTCAACACATTTTTATGTTGATGGTTCAACTCGGGTTGTATTTCATTGAAAACGTGATACACCAAAAACATAGAAAACTTCATCATGCTGACACATTGTTGTTTGAAATATATACAGGTGGTGATTGGTTCTTCAGAATTGAAAGCTAACCATTCAATTCACCAACATGTGGATATTATGACCGAAAATCAAAAGTATAGCAACTAAGTTAAATCATTTTTATTGGTACCAACCAAGATTCTTCACTACACTTTGTCAACTCACAAATATAGTTGATTAATTGAGTATTCAGGTTACTTAACGGTTTGTCGGTTAACCTAGCCATTAGTTTTATAACTTTTGTTTTAATAATTAAACCAGCATTTTTGTTTTTAGATTGATAAATGCTTAATGAGGAAGGTCGAGTGGATGTGGGACAAGTGACACTTACAACTACACGGTACCTGTCGGGTCGAAACGGTGAGAGACATGTGGCGATGTTACGAGTTAGTGCGTTTCGACGACGAAC comes from the Helianthus annuus cultivar XRQ/B chromosome 4, HanXRQr2.0-SUNRISE, whole genome shotgun sequence genome and includes:
- the LOC110933878 gene encoding probable glutathione S-transferase DHAR2, chloroplastic, with the protein product MSQAMAIQASLVCPFTQRVLLTLEEKHLPYGLKLVDLGNKPAWFLSISPEGKVPVAKVDDKWIADSDVITQTVEEKFPDPSLVTPPKKASVGSKIFSTYIGFLKSKDANDGTEKALLNELSAFNDYIKENGPFINRKDISAADLSLGPKLYHMEIALGHYKKWSVSDSLPHLKIYMKIGPDHQTLYWSATWPKEVEQLARQLLYNPCKVVIGSSELKANHSIHQHVDIMTENQKLINA